From a single Streptomyces misionensis genomic region:
- a CDS encoding adenosine deaminase: MTSQTAPKGTVPANLPAPVPTPDQIRRAPKVLLHDHLDGGLRPGTVVALAHESGYAELPETDPDKLGIWFREAADSGSLERYLETFRHTVGVMQTRDALVRVARECAEDLAEDGVVYAEVRYAPEQHLERGLTLEEVVEAVNEGFREGERLARENGHRIRVGALLTAMRHAARSLEIAELANRYRDSGVVGFDIAGAEAGHPPTRHLDAFEYLKRENNHFTIHAGEAFGLPSIWQALQWCGADRLGHGVRIIDDIEVRPDGSVRLGRLASYVRDKRIPLELCPSSNLQTGAAPSYAEHPIGLLRRLFFRATVNTDNRLMSHTTMSQEFEHLVDAFGYTLDDIQWFSVNAMKSAFIPFDERLAMINDVIKPGYAELKSEWLFQQTAPTSGSAGFEG; this comes from the coding sequence ATGACGAGCCAGACTGCACCGAAGGGGACCGTCCCGGCGAACCTCCCGGCGCCGGTTCCGACGCCGGACCAGATCCGCCGGGCGCCCAAGGTTCTGCTGCACGATCACCTCGACGGCGGGCTCCGGCCGGGCACCGTCGTCGCACTCGCCCACGAGTCCGGGTACGCGGAGCTGCCCGAGACCGACCCCGACAAGCTGGGCATCTGGTTCCGCGAGGCGGCCGACTCCGGCTCGCTGGAGCGGTATCTGGAGACCTTCCGGCACACCGTCGGCGTGATGCAGACCCGGGACGCCCTGGTCCGGGTCGCCCGGGAGTGCGCCGAGGATCTCGCCGAGGACGGTGTCGTCTACGCCGAGGTGCGGTACGCGCCCGAGCAGCACCTGGAGCGGGGGCTGACCCTGGAAGAGGTCGTGGAGGCCGTCAACGAGGGCTTCCGCGAGGGGGAGCGGCTGGCCCGCGAGAACGGGCACCGGATCCGGGTCGGCGCCCTGCTGACCGCCATGCGGCACGCGGCCCGCTCGCTGGAGATCGCCGAACTCGCCAACCGCTACCGGGACTCCGGCGTCGTCGGCTTCGACATCGCCGGTGCCGAGGCCGGTCACCCGCCCACCCGGCACCTGGACGCCTTCGAGTACCTCAAGCGCGAGAACAACCACTTCACCATCCACGCCGGAGAGGCGTTCGGGCTGCCGTCCATCTGGCAGGCGCTCCAGTGGTGCGGCGCCGACCGGCTCGGGCACGGGGTGCGGATCATCGACGACATCGAGGTCCGCCCGGACGGGTCGGTGCGGCTCGGCCGGCTCGCGTCGTACGTCCGGGACAAGCGGATCCCGCTGGAGCTGTGCCCCAGCTCCAACCTCCAGACGGGGGCCGCGCCGTCGTACGCCGAGCATCCGATCGGGCTGCTGCGCCGGCTGTTCTTCCGGGCCACGGTGAACACCGACAACCGTCTGATGTCGCACACCACCATGAGCCAGGAGTTCGAGCACCTTGTCGACGCGTTCGGTTACACGCTCGACGACATCCAATGGTTCTCCGTCAATGCGATGAAATCAGCGTTCATTCCTTTCGATGAACGGCTTGCGATGATCAATGACGTCATCAAGCCCGGATACGCCGAGCTGAAATCCGAATGGCTGTTTCAGCAGACCGCTCCGACCAGCGGTTCTGCCGGGTTCGAGGGGTAG
- the afsQ1 gene encoding two-component system response regulator AfsQ1 codes for MPSLLLIEDDDAIRTALELSLTRQGHRVATAASGEDGLKLLREQRPDLIVLDVMLPGIDGFEVCRRIRRTDQLPIILLTARSDDIDVVVGLESGADDYVVKPVQGRVLDARIRAVLRRGERESSDSATFGNLVIDRSAMTVTKNGEDLQLTPTELRLLLELSRRPGQALSRQQLLRLVWEHDYLGDSRLVDACVQRLRAKVEDVPSSPTLIRTVRGVGYRLDAPQ; via the coding sequence GTGCCTTCCCTGTTGCTGATCGAGGACGACGACGCCATCCGTACGGCCCTGGAGCTCTCACTGACGCGCCAGGGACACCGTGTGGCCACCGCTGCGAGCGGCGAGGACGGTCTGAAGCTGCTGCGCGAGCAGCGGCCGGACCTGATCGTGCTGGACGTGATGCTGCCCGGCATCGACGGGTTCGAGGTGTGCCGGCGCATCCGGCGCACCGACCAGCTGCCGATCATCCTGCTGACCGCGCGCAGCGACGACATCGACGTGGTCGTCGGACTCGAGTCCGGCGCCGACGACTATGTGGTCAAGCCGGTCCAGGGGCGGGTGCTGGACGCCCGGATCCGGGCCGTGCTGCGGCGCGGGGAGCGGGAGTCCAGCGACTCGGCGACCTTCGGCAACCTGGTCATCGACCGCTCGGCGATGACCGTGACGAAGAACGGCGAGGACCTCCAGCTCACCCCGACCGAGCTGCGGCTGCTGCTGGAGCTGAGCCGGCGGCCCGGTCAGGCGCTGTCGCGGCAGCAGTTGCTGCGGCTGGTGTGGGAGCACGACTACCTGGGCGACTCCCGCCTGGTGGACGCGTGTGTGCAGCGGCTGCGCGCCAAGGTGGAGGACGTGCCCTCGTCCCCGACCCTGATCCGTACCGTCCGTGGTGTCGGCTACCGCCTGGACGCTCCTCAGTGA
- a CDS encoding alpha/beta fold hydrolase: MGQQATRVRTAGLGRVVGAEPASVCGAVLLLPGGEEVSTRRRSPMWAAAFVRSLGRRFAREGRAEGVAVHAVRYRCRGWNGSEARPAADAEWAADEIVRRYGDVPVCLVGVDMGGRAALRAGGHEAVNSVVALAPWLPEEDVAAPAEPVKQLVGRRVLIVHGTNDRCTEPELSFRLAARAKKVNREVCRFEVHSDGHRLLGHRDEVVSLAADFVRGALFGHPVSRPVEDALAAPPPIGLRMPLAAGFGRSLRR; this comes from the coding sequence ATGGGACAGCAAGCGACTCGGGTCCGAACGGCCGGGCTGGGCAGGGTGGTCGGGGCGGAGCCGGCCTCGGTGTGCGGGGCGGTGCTGCTGCTGCCCGGTGGGGAGGAGGTCTCCACGCGCAGGCGGTCCCCGATGTGGGCGGCGGCGTTCGTCCGGTCGTTGGGGCGCCGGTTCGCCCGGGAGGGGCGGGCCGAGGGGGTGGCCGTGCACGCCGTCCGCTACCGCTGCCGGGGCTGGAACGGCAGCGAGGCCCGGCCGGCCGCCGACGCGGAGTGGGCGGCGGACGAGATCGTACGGCGGTACGGGGACGTTCCCGTGTGCCTGGTCGGCGTCGACATGGGTGGCCGGGCGGCCCTGCGGGCGGGGGGCCACGAGGCGGTCAACTCCGTGGTGGCGCTGGCGCCCTGGCTGCCCGAGGAGGACGTGGCCGCGCCCGCCGAGCCGGTGAAGCAACTGGTGGGGCGGCGGGTGCTGATCGTGCACGGCACCAACGACCGGTGTACCGAACCGGAGTTGTCGTTCCGGCTGGCGGCGCGGGCGAAGAAGGTGAACCGGGAGGTGTGCCGGTTCGAGGTGCACTCGGACGGGCACCGGTTGCTCGGCCACCGGGACGAAGTCGTGTCGCTGGCGGCCGACTTCGTGCGCGGCGCGCTGTTCGGGCATCCGGTCTCCCGGCCGGTCGAGGACGCGCTGGCCGCGCCGCCGCCGATCGGGCTGCGGATGCCGCTGGCCGCCGGGTTCGGCAGGTCGCTCAGGCGCTGA
- a CDS encoding LysR family transcriptional regulator gives MEHQQRSQPRLSPSGDTEDMALLLAPRLAYFAGVARTEHVTRAAQEMDVPQSTLSRAIARLEEDLGVDLFARRGRTLVLTTAGRAFLASVERALAEVERAAEEVRADAHPATGKVAFGFLHTMGAETVPGLLHAFRAEHPRIRFSLVQNHGEAMLEGLRAGRLDLCLTSPVPDAPDLAARRLDEQKLRLVVPADHPLAGRRRIRLAEAAEENFVTLEPGYGLRRITDALCREAGFAPRIAFEGEEAETLRGLVAAGLGVALLPPPTVPRPGVVELTVTAPRAVREIGVAWPAGRPDTPPVAAFKKFLLSRRGNLLP, from the coding sequence ATGGAGCATCAGCAGAGGTCACAGCCCCGCCTGTCACCGTCCGGTGACACAGAAGACATGGCGCTGTTGCTCGCGCCCCGGCTCGCCTACTTCGCCGGCGTGGCCCGCACCGAGCACGTCACCCGCGCCGCCCAGGAGATGGACGTCCCCCAGTCCACCCTCTCGCGCGCCATCGCCCGGCTGGAGGAGGACCTGGGTGTCGACCTGTTCGCCCGCCGCGGCCGCACCCTCGTCCTCACCACCGCGGGCCGCGCCTTCCTCGCCTCCGTCGAACGCGCCCTCGCCGAGGTGGAACGCGCCGCCGAGGAGGTCCGCGCGGACGCCCACCCGGCCACCGGCAAGGTCGCCTTCGGCTTCCTGCACACCATGGGCGCCGAGACCGTGCCCGGACTGCTGCACGCCTTCCGCGCCGAGCACCCCCGCATCCGCTTCAGCCTGGTCCAGAACCACGGCGAGGCCATGCTGGAGGGACTGCGCGCCGGCCGGCTCGACCTGTGCCTGACCTCCCCCGTCCCGGACGCCCCCGACCTGGCCGCCCGCCGCCTGGACGAGCAGAAGCTCCGCCTGGTCGTGCCCGCCGACCACCCGCTGGCGGGCCGCCGCCGGATCCGGCTGGCCGAGGCGGCCGAGGAGAACTTCGTCACCCTGGAACCCGGTTACGGCCTGCGCCGCATCACCGACGCCCTGTGCCGCGAGGCCGGGTTCGCGCCCCGGATCGCCTTCGAGGGGGAGGAGGCGGAGACACTGCGGGGCCTGGTCGCGGCCGGTCTCGGGGTCGCCCTGCTGCCGCCGCCCACGGTGCCGAGGCCGGGCGTGGTGGAGCTGACGGTCACCGCGCCCCGGGCCGTCCGCGAGATCGGCGTCGCCTGGCCGGCCGGCCGCCCGGACACCCCGCCGGTGGCCGCCTTCAAGAAGTTCCTGCTGTCGAGACGGGGCAACCTGCTGCCCTGA
- a CDS encoding VanZ family protein, translating to MQRQGDFGGSAAIRIRAAGGILLLAHLAYVAWLMLRPLDVPWVTPPNLHPLAGIRADLALGWPAAVKPLGEGIALLAPLGVLLPMANGRLTVSPLASLLRTAAAAALVSLGIALLQTGVPGRVVDVDSLLLNTTGVILAHLLVVPAARARLRRWERLREQSDSEPAIVPEEFSQGRTPRIPRVGIAP from the coding sequence GTGCAGCGTCAAGGGGACTTCGGCGGCAGCGCCGCCATCCGCATCCGTGCGGCAGGCGGCATCCTCCTCCTCGCCCACCTCGCCTACGTCGCCTGGCTGATGCTGCGGCCGCTGGACGTGCCGTGGGTGACGCCGCCCAATCTGCACCCGCTCGCCGGCATCCGGGCCGACCTGGCCCTCGGGTGGCCGGCCGCGGTGAAGCCGCTGGGTGAGGGGATCGCCCTGCTCGCGCCGCTCGGCGTGCTGCTGCCGATGGCCAACGGCCGGCTCACCGTCTCGCCGCTCGCCTCCCTGCTCCGCACCGCCGCCGCGGCCGCCCTCGTCTCCCTCGGGATAGCCCTGTTGCAGACCGGGGTCCCCGGCCGGGTCGTGGACGTCGACTCGCTGCTGCTGAACACGACCGGCGTGATCCTGGCCCATCTGCTCGTCGTACCCGCGGCGCGGGCGCGTCTGCGCAGGTGGGAACGGTTGCGCGAGCAGTCGGACAGCGAGCCGGCCATCGTCCCGGAGGAGTTTTCTCAGGGGCGGACCCCGAGGATTCCCAGGGTCGGAATAGCTCCTTAG
- a CDS encoding ATP-binding protein, with product MKQSAAKTLGVAALGAAIAAVGAGAAQAAPATSQALDSVATSLPAENVTKALPGTVEAVAQGQNALGTGVAAAQPAVQKVLAQGPTAPVAGLLGGLPVGKTGLPTHGMGLNGLPLG from the coding sequence ATGAAGCAGTCTGCCGCCAAGACCCTCGGTGTCGCCGCCCTCGGTGCCGCCATCGCCGCCGTCGGCGCGGGCGCCGCCCAGGCCGCCCCCGCCACCTCGCAGGCCCTGGACAGCGTGGCCACGTCGCTGCCGGCCGAGAACGTCACCAAGGCGCTGCCGGGAACCGTCGAGGCGGTCGCCCAGGGGCAGAACGCCCTGGGCACCGGAGTGGCCGCCGCGCAGCCCGCCGTGCAGAAGGTGCTCGCGCAGGGGCCGACCGCGCCCGTGGCGGGCCTGCTCGGCGGTCTGCCGGTGGGCAAGACCGGTCTGCCCACGCACGGCATGGGCCTGAACGGTCTTCCGCTCGGCTGA
- a CDS encoding sensor histidine kinase, translated as MTDTQGGLRGWAAGRRGSLTRLRFTSLRLRLVVVFGLVALTAAVSASGIAYWLNREAVLTRAQDAVLRDFRQEMQNRAGALPAHPTQDELQRTAGQMASSSQSFSVLLVGQDAHGKTVYGNSGGINGFSLEDVPKSLRTAVNRQQKVSDVNKQPYHLYWQRVVDHGTPYLVAGTRVIGGGPTGYMAKTLEPEAKDLDSLAWSLGIATGLALIGAALLAQAAATTVLKPVHRLGVAARRLGEGKLDTRLRVSGTDELADLSRTFNNAAAALEKRVADMAARDEASRRFVADMSHELRTPLTAITAVTEVLEEELDSEAGGIDPMIEPAVRLVVSETRRLNILVENLMEVTRFDAGTARLVLDDVDVADQITACIDARAWLDAVELDADRGIHARLDPRRLDVILANLIGNALKHGGSPVRVSVREASDSVVIQVRDHGPGIPEEVLPHVFDRFYKASASRPRSEGSGLGLSIAMENAHIHGGEITAANSPEGGAVFTLRLPRDASLLTEEQTQDDGGNGDDAPGKEGS; from the coding sequence GTGACCGATACGCAAGGGGGGCTGCGCGGCTGGGCCGCGGGCCGTAGGGGAAGTCTGACGCGGCTCAGGTTCACGAGTCTCAGGCTGCGGCTGGTCGTCGTCTTCGGGCTCGTCGCCCTCACCGCCGCGGTGTCCGCGTCGGGCATCGCGTACTGGCTGAACCGCGAGGCCGTGCTGACCCGCGCCCAGGACGCGGTGCTGCGCGACTTCCGGCAGGAGATGCAGAACCGCGCGGGCGCCCTGCCGGCCCACCCCACCCAGGACGAACTCCAGCGCACGGCGGGCCAGATGGCCTCCAGCAGCCAGAGCTTCAGCGTGCTCCTGGTCGGCCAGGACGCGCACGGCAAGACGGTGTACGGCAACTCGGGCGGCATCAACGGATTTTCGCTGGAGGACGTGCCCAAGTCGCTGCGGACCGCGGTGAACCGGCAGCAGAAGGTCTCCGACGTCAACAAGCAGCCGTACCACCTGTACTGGCAGCGGGTCGTGGACCACGGCACGCCCTACCTGGTCGCCGGCACGCGGGTGATCGGCGGCGGCCCGACCGGCTACATGGCGAAGACCCTGGAGCCGGAGGCGAAGGATCTCGACTCGCTGGCCTGGTCGCTGGGCATCGCCACCGGGCTCGCGCTGATCGGCGCCGCGCTGCTCGCGCAGGCCGCCGCCACGACCGTGCTCAAGCCGGTGCACCGCCTCGGCGTCGCCGCGCGGCGGCTCGGCGAGGGCAAGCTGGACACCCGGCTGCGGGTCTCCGGGACGGACGAACTCGCCGATCTCTCCCGGACGTTCAACAACGCGGCGGCGGCCCTGGAGAAGCGGGTCGCGGACATGGCCGCGCGGGACGAGGCGTCCCGGCGCTTCGTCGCCGACATGAGCCATGAGCTGCGTACGCCGCTCACCGCCATCACCGCCGTCACCGAGGTGCTGGAGGAGGAGCTGGACTCGGAGGCGGGCGGCATCGACCCGATGATCGAGCCCGCGGTCCGGCTGGTGGTCAGCGAGACCCGTCGCCTGAATATTCTGGTCGAGAACCTGATGGAGGTCACCCGCTTCGACGCGGGCACCGCCCGGCTGGTCCTGGACGACGTCGACGTCGCCGACCAGATCACCGCCTGCATCGACGCCCGCGCCTGGCTGGACGCGGTGGAACTGGACGCCGATCGCGGCATCCACGCCCGCCTCGACCCGCGCCGCCTGGACGTGATCCTCGCCAACCTGATCGGCAACGCGCTCAAGCACGGCGGCTCGCCGGTACGGGTCTCGGTGCGCGAGGCCTCCGACTCGGTGGTCATCCAGGTCCGCGACCACGGCCCCGGCATCCCCGAAGAGGTGCTCCCCCACGTCTTCGACCGCTTCTACAAGGCCAGTGCCTCCCGCCCCCGCTCCGAGGGCAGTGGTCTCGGCCTGTCCATCGCGATGGAGAACGCCCACATCCACGGCGGCGAGATCACGGCGGCCAACTCCCCCGAGGGCGGCGCGGTGTTCACCCTCCGCCTGCCCCGGGACGCCTCGCTGCTGACGGAGGAACAGACGCAGGACGACGGCGGGAACGGTGACGACGCCCCGGGGAAGGAGGGGTCATGA
- a CDS encoding MFS transporter, giving the protein MSPASTGASTAVDADAPVTATESRTAAGTPDTRMTPGGPGYRRMSLALFLAGVATFALLYSTQALLPLISDDLGVAAGEASWTVAAATGGLALFVLPMSALSERFGRRTVMTASLSVAVAVGLLVPFAPSIGALVALRAVQGAALAGLPASAQAYLAEEVRPRALVTAIGLFVAGNSVGGMSGRVITGWVAQLWGWRVSVGVIGLVAVGCAVAFRLLLPAPRHFTAGSLRPRVLLGTVRDHLCDPLLRRLYAIGALFMTVFGGVYTVIGYRLTGAPFGLPQGIIGSIFLVYLVGTVSASTAGRLVGRVGRRGALYLAGGTTAAGLLLSLAGSLPLVLLGLVLITAGFFAGHAVASSAVSKTATHGRAQASALYQSAYYIGSSVGSTVGAVAFHSDGWSGTVGVGLFAIVGVVAITVLGSRAARREPAPA; this is encoded by the coding sequence ATGTCTCCTGCCAGTACCGGGGCGTCCACGGCCGTGGACGCCGACGCGCCCGTCACCGCCACCGAGTCCCGCACCGCCGCCGGGACGCCCGACACCCGGATGACGCCGGGCGGCCCCGGCTACCGCCGGATGAGCCTCGCCCTCTTCCTCGCCGGGGTCGCGACCTTCGCCCTGCTGTACTCCACCCAGGCCCTGCTGCCGCTGATCTCCGACGACCTCGGGGTCGCGGCGGGCGAGGCGAGCTGGACCGTGGCGGCCGCGACCGGCGGTCTCGCGCTGTTCGTGCTGCCGATGAGCGCGCTGTCGGAACGTTTCGGCCGCCGTACGGTGATGACGGCGTCGCTGTCGGTCGCGGTGGCCGTCGGGCTGCTGGTCCCCTTCGCGCCGTCGATCGGCGCGCTGGTGGCGCTGCGCGCGGTGCAGGGCGCGGCGCTGGCCGGGCTGCCCGCGTCGGCGCAGGCGTACCTGGCCGAGGAGGTGCGGCCGCGGGCGCTGGTCACGGCGATCGGTCTGTTCGTGGCCGGCAACAGCGTCGGTGGCATGAGCGGCCGGGTGATCACCGGCTGGGTGGCGCAGCTGTGGGGCTGGCGGGTCTCGGTCGGCGTGATCGGACTGGTCGCGGTCGGGTGCGCGGTGGCGTTCCGGCTGCTGCTGCCCGCGCCGCGGCACTTCACGGCGGGCTCGCTGCGCCCCCGCGTCCTGCTCGGCACGGTCCGCGACCACCTGTGCGACCCGCTGCTGCGCCGTCTGTACGCGATCGGCGCGCTGTTCATGACGGTGTTCGGCGGCGTGTACACGGTGATCGGCTACCGGCTGACGGGCGCGCCGTTCGGGCTGCCGCAGGGCATCATCGGTTCGATCTTCCTGGTCTATCTGGTGGGCACGGTCTCGGCGTCCACCGCGGGCCGGCTGGTGGGCCGGGTCGGCCGCCGGGGCGCGCTCTACCTGGCGGGCGGCACGACCGCGGCGGGGCTGCTCCTGTCGCTGGCCGGGTCGCTCCCCCTGGTGCTGCTCGGGCTGGTGCTGATCACGGCGGGCTTCTTCGCCGGGCACGCGGTCGCCTCCTCGGCGGTGAGCAAGACCGCCACCCACGGCCGCGCCCAGGCCTCCGCGCTCTACCAGTCGGCCTACTACATCGGGTCCAGCGTCGGCAGCACGGTCGGTGCCGTGGCCTTCCACTCCGACGGCTGGTCCGGCACGGTGGGCGTGGGCCTGTTCGCGATCGTCGGGGTCGTCGCCATCACGGTCCTCGGCTCGCGGGCGGCACGGCGGGAGCCGGCTCCGGCGTGA
- a CDS encoding uridine kinase family protein, with product MLLCGPSGSGKSLVAARSGLPVLRLDDFYKEADDPTLPLVEGSSDIDWDHPRSWDADVAVDAITRLCATGSTPVPVYDISLSARTGEETLRLGRTPLFIAEGIFAAEIVERCRELGVLADALCLRRGAVTTFRRRFLRDLKEGRKSVPFLLRRGWRLMRAERTIIARQVSLGAHPCDRDEALGRLAAAAAGRGARQQTAA from the coding sequence GTGCTGCTGTGCGGCCCCTCGGGTTCGGGCAAGTCCCTGGTCGCGGCCCGTTCCGGGCTGCCCGTCCTGCGCCTGGACGACTTCTACAAGGAGGCCGACGACCCGACGCTGCCGCTGGTGGAGGGGAGTTCGGACATCGACTGGGACCATCCGCGGTCCTGGGACGCGGACGTCGCCGTCGACGCCATCACCCGGCTGTGCGCCACGGGGTCGACCCCGGTGCCGGTGTACGACATCTCGCTCAGCGCCCGTACCGGCGAGGAGACGCTGCGGCTGGGCCGTACGCCGCTGTTCATCGCGGAGGGGATCTTCGCCGCGGAGATCGTCGAGCGCTGCCGGGAACTCGGGGTGCTGGCGGACGCGTTGTGCCTGCGCCGCGGTGCGGTCACCACCTTCCGGCGGCGTTTCCTGCGCGATCTGAAGGAGGGCCGCAAGTCGGTGCCCTTCCTGCTGCGCCGCGGCTGGCGGCTGATGCGCGCGGAGCGCACGATCATCGCGCGCCAGGTGTCCCTCGGTGCCCACCCGTGCGACCGGGACGAGGCCCTCGGCCGGCTCGCTGCCGCGGCGGCGGGACGGGGGGCACGGCAGCAGACGGCCGCCTGA
- a CDS encoding SigE family RNA polymerase sigma factor codes for MNTLHSISTSAVVTRLHDVHRGSEKSGAEGGPSRTSTFERGGGRGCRGTGRQHTGYAQQPYMTVVDARTAETQGSSAYREDSGERRSLTEAEFTAYVQERRASLYATAYHLTGDRFEAEDLLQSALFSTYRAWDRISDKAAVGGYLRRTMTNLHISAWRRRKLNEYPTEELPETPGETDAMRGTELRAVLWQALARLPELQRTMLVLRYYEGRTDPEIADILNISVGTVKSSIWRSLRRLREDEVLSFGRDEEDAFGELVA; via the coding sequence ATGAACACGCTGCACAGCATCAGCACCAGCGCAGTGGTCACGCGTCTGCACGACGTGCACCGGGGTTCCGAGAAGTCCGGTGCCGAGGGGGGTCCCTCCCGCACGAGCACGTTCGAGCGTGGGGGAGGGCGGGGGTGCCGCGGCACCGGGCGTCAGCACACCGGGTACGCGCAGCAGCCGTACATGACGGTGGTCGACGCGCGTACGGCGGAGACGCAGGGGTCGAGCGCGTACCGGGAGGACTCGGGGGAGCGTCGCTCGCTGACGGAGGCGGAGTTCACCGCCTACGTCCAGGAGCGCCGCGCCTCCCTGTACGCCACCGCCTACCACCTGACCGGCGACCGTTTCGAGGCCGAGGACCTGCTGCAGAGCGCGCTGTTCTCGACCTACCGGGCGTGGGACCGGATCAGCGACAAGGCGGCCGTCGGCGGCTACCTCCGGCGCACGATGACGAACCTGCACATCAGCGCCTGGCGACGGCGCAAGCTCAACGAGTACCCGACCGAGGAACTGCCGGAGACGCCCGGCGAGACGGACGCGATGCGCGGCACCGAGCTGCGCGCGGTCCTGTGGCAGGCGCTGGCCCGGCTGCCCGAGCTGCAGCGCACCATGCTGGTCCTGCGCTACTACGAGGGCCGTACGGACCCGGAGATCGCGGACATACTCAACATCAGTGTCGGCACGGTGAAGTCCAGCATCTGGCGCTCGCTGCGCCGGCTGCGCGAGGACGAGGTCCTCAGCTTCGGCCGTGACGAGGAGGACGCCTTCGGCGAACTGGTCGCCTGA
- a CDS encoding DUF397 domain-containing protein: protein MEVTYDFLRDASWFKSSYSNGEGGDCVEVSHDFIGSTRWRKSTYSNGEGGSCVEVADGFPGVVPVRDSKVADGPALVIGAAAWTEFVGAVGSARF, encoded by the coding sequence GTGGAGGTCACATACGACTTCCTGCGCGACGCCAGCTGGTTCAAGAGCAGCTACAGCAACGGCGAGGGCGGCGACTGCGTCGAGGTCTCCCACGACTTCATCGGCTCCACCCGCTGGCGGAAGAGCACGTACAGCAACGGCGAGGGCGGCAGTTGCGTCGAGGTCGCCGACGGCTTCCCCGGTGTCGTGCCCGTCCGTGACAGCAAGGTGGCGGACGGTCCCGCGCTGGTGATCGGGGCGGCGGCGTGGACGGAGTTCGTCGGCGCCGTGGGGTCCGCCCGCTTCTAG
- a CDS encoding PspC domain-containing protein, translating into MTALARPTHGRMIGGVCAALARRFGTSANTMRVIFLLSCLLPGPQFLLYIALWILLPSEDKAHAASW; encoded by the coding sequence ATGACCGCCCTTGCCCGCCCCACCCACGGCCGCATGATCGGCGGAGTGTGCGCGGCCCTCGCCCGCCGCTTCGGCACCTCCGCCAATACGATGCGGGTGATCTTCCTGCTGTCCTGCCTGCTGCCGGGCCCGCAGTTCCTGCTCTACATAGCCCTGTGGATCCTGCTGCCGTCCGAGGACAAGGCCCACGCCGCCAGTTGGTGA